From one Henningerozyma blattae CBS 6284 chromosome 1, complete genome genomic stretch:
- the TBLA0A03360 gene encoding uncharacterized protein (similar to Saccharomyces cerevisiae YNG2 (YHR090C); ancestral locus Anc_5.391), which translates to MDPSNVLEDILHSISNLQNESDHLLKEIKEGNLKAAERREKYNCDSNKLSKYIKKNGSLAINVEEERISAQMRDYLDVSLSLQRENFVRANTILFLVSKHLKKLENDLEVLEADGLLAPIDHSYNSDSSDSHTTTARSTKQSSAQEIKNRERKRRNSSINQASTASVLPSMKRKKVNASVSIASPMTSSNLPATYNNLTPTKVESEVPAKSRRKLGASSTSNKKEHDNNNNDDDKALYCYCQSVSYGEMVACDGPTCKKEWFHYECVSLKEPPKGSWYCEECKKENNKLKQMRKRQH; encoded by the coding sequence ATGGATCCTAGCAATGTTCTTGAAGATATACTACACTCTATTTCTAATCTGCAAAATGAGTCAGACCATTTATTGAAAGAGATTAAAGAAGGCAATTTGAAAGCTGCAGAAAGAAGAgagaaatataattgtgATAGTAATAAGCtatctaaatatataaaaaaaaatggctCATTAGCTATAAATGTCGAAGAAGAGAGGATAAGTGCGCAAATGAGAGACTATTTGGATGTAAGCCTTTCTTTACAGCGTGAAAACTTTGTGAGAGCAAACACAATACTATTTCTCGTATCCaaacatttgaaaaaattagaaaatgacCTTGAAGTTCTAGAGGCAGATGGATTATTAGCACCAATAGATCATAGCTATAATTCTGATTCAAGCGATAGCCATACTACAACGGCAAGGAGTACAAAGCAAAGTTCTGCTCAAGAGATCAAAAATAGGGAAAggaaaagaagaaatagtTCTATTAATCAAGCGTCTACTGCTTCAGTGTTACCTTCTATGAAGAGAAAGAAAGTAAATGCTTCGGTTTCTATAGCTTCTCCTATGACTTCTAGTAACTTGCCAGCCACATATAACAATTTAACTCCGACCAAGGTAGAATCAGAAGTACCTGCTAAAAGTCGTAGAAAATTGGGCGCCTCATCAACcagtaataaaaaagagcatgataataataataatgatgatgataaagCATTATATTGTTACTGCCAGAGTGTTTCTTATGGGGAAATGGTGGCATGTGATGGCCCAACTTGTAAAAAGGAGTGGTTCCATTATGAATGCGTTAGCTTAAAAGAACCACCCAAAGGTTCGTGGTATTGTGAAGAGTGTAAGAAAGAAAACaacaaattaaaacaaatgaGAAAAAGACAGCATTGA
- the MRPS28 gene encoding mitochondrial 37S ribosomal protein uS15m (similar to Saccharomyces cerevisiae MRPS28 (YDR337W); ancestral locus Anc_5.389): MLRQSWQCGLKVQVVKTLPLRNFSTSNINYGTKAIKFLKAQKKRQKNEAKQASSKTNMLETVDPVLGRKDVPFITRIMAELKEPGKLSMGYNIEEVEKLIAAVDPAESLHLSSLSDELKSKDKENETALKREAILRILNLKNSNSSNAMKLALKYAREEFQRFPGDTGSSEVQAACMTIRIFFMVKHIKANHKDFANIRRLRILVQQRQSILRYLRRDNAERYYWAIQKLGLTDSAILHEFNLDRQYMQDFKLFGDKILVKSSKNKSSQQHKE; this comes from the coding sequence ATGCTCAGGCAGAGTTGGCAGTGTGGCTTAAAAGTTCAAGTTGTCAAAACTTTACCACTTCGAAATTTTTCTACTTCCAACATTAATTATGGTACAAAAGctattaaattcttaaaaGCGCAGAAGAAACGCCAAAAAAATGAGGCAAAACAAGCTTCTAGCAAAACAAATATGCTAGAAACTGTCGATCCAGTTCTAGGACGGAAGGATGTTCCTTTTATAACACGAATTATGGCAGAATTGAAAGAGCCTGGCAAACTATCAATGGGCTATAATATTGAAGAGGTTGAGAAATTAATTGCGGCTGTAGATCCAGCAGAATCACTTCATTTATCATCTTTAAGTGATGAATTGAAGtcaaaagataaagaaaatgagACAGCATTAAAGAGAGAAGCGATATTGAGAATTTTGAATCtaaagaattcaaatagCTCAAATGCTATGAAGCTAGCATTGAAATATGCCAGAGAAGAATTTCAAAGGTTCCCTGGAGATACTGGTTCAAGTGAAGTTCAGGCAGCATGTATGACTAttcgaattttttttatggtAAAGCATATTAAAGCAAACCACAAAGATTTTGCCAACATTAGAAGATTAAGAATTTTAGTACAACAAAGGCAAAGTATACTAAGATATTTAAGAAGAGATAACGCAGAACGATATTATTGGGCAATCCAAAAGTTGGGTTTGACTGATTCTGCAATTTTACACGAGTTTAATTTGGATAGACAGTATATGcaagattttaaattattcggtgataaaatattggtAAAGTCgtctaaaaataaatcatccCAACAACATAAGGAATAA